The proteins below come from a single Corynebacterium glyciniphilum AJ 3170 genomic window:
- a CDS encoding glycerol-3-phosphate dehydrogenase/oxidase: MSTPRPTFRPDSARLDAARRTQDLAALRGGQAHVDLVVIGAGVTGAGVALDAATRGLDVLIVDAHDIAFGTSRWSSKLAHGGLRYLATGNVGIARRSALERGILMGTTAPHLTHAVTQVVPVQDRYTRGQKTAPRVGFIAGDALRIAARTPSTTLPPSRTISRHRVAELCPAVDTSDLRFGYVNHDGQLIDDARLVTALVRTAAGYGARVVTHCRAVEAHGRTVVLQDGLDADSSPVTVTAGAVVNATGVWAGHLDPQVTVRPSRGTHLVIDAAAVGNPTGALTVPVPGHSSRFCFILPEQLGRCYVGITDEDLGTETIPDVPDVPDSDVQWILDVVNQALAVDLTTDDVLGAFAGLRPLVQFNDRGEGGPSSTADLSREHVILTGEGEDANLITVTGGKLTEYRLMAEQTVDLVAEKLRATGSAPGPCLTTSIPLVGAPGAPGVEEVRSSDLAGLPDSMIARFGHEAPAVLRTCPVDRPLEPVAPGIDTVRAEFAWHVTHEGALTVEDLIDRRSRIGLVDADRETCLATAQEILDTVR, from the coding sequence ATGAGCACACCCCGGCCCACTTTCCGGCCCGACTCCGCACGCCTCGACGCCGCACGGCGAACGCAGGACCTCGCGGCGCTGCGCGGCGGACAGGCTCACGTCGACCTGGTAGTCATCGGTGCCGGTGTCACCGGCGCCGGCGTTGCCTTGGACGCGGCGACCCGCGGATTGGACGTTCTGATCGTGGACGCCCACGACATCGCCTTCGGCACGTCCCGGTGGTCCTCCAAGCTCGCGCACGGCGGGTTGCGCTACCTCGCCACCGGAAACGTCGGCATCGCCCGGCGCTCTGCCCTGGAACGCGGCATCCTCATGGGCACCACAGCCCCGCACCTCACCCACGCCGTCACCCAGGTGGTGCCGGTCCAGGACCGTTACACCCGGGGACAGAAAACTGCCCCGCGAGTCGGGTTCATCGCCGGCGACGCGCTCCGTATCGCTGCGCGCACCCCGTCAACCACCCTTCCGCCCTCACGGACGATCAGCCGGCACCGTGTCGCTGAGCTCTGCCCCGCGGTCGATACTTCTGACCTGCGGTTCGGCTACGTCAACCACGACGGGCAGCTCATCGACGACGCCCGCCTGGTCACCGCCCTGGTGCGCACCGCCGCAGGATACGGTGCCCGGGTGGTCACCCACTGCCGTGCCGTCGAGGCGCACGGGCGGACGGTCGTCCTGCAGGACGGCCTGGACGCTGATTCGTCCCCGGTCACCGTCACTGCGGGCGCGGTGGTCAATGCCACCGGGGTCTGGGCAGGTCACCTCGATCCCCAGGTCACCGTACGACCCTCCCGCGGCACCCACCTGGTCATCGACGCCGCCGCCGTCGGCAACCCCACCGGCGCACTGACCGTGCCGGTTCCCGGTCACAGCAGCCGATTCTGCTTCATCCTCCCGGAGCAGCTCGGACGCTGCTATGTCGGCATCACCGACGAAGATCTCGGCACCGAGACCATCCCGGATGTCCCCGACGTCCCTGACTCGGACGTGCAGTGGATCCTCGATGTGGTCAACCAGGCCCTCGCCGTGGATCTCACCACGGACGACGTCCTCGGTGCCTTCGCAGGGCTGCGGCCCCTGGTGCAGTTCAACGATCGTGGTGAGGGCGGCCCCTCCTCCACCGCCGACCTGTCCCGCGAGCATGTCATCCTCACCGGAGAGGGCGAGGACGCCAACCTCATCACCGTCACCGGCGGAAAGCTCACCGAGTACCGGCTGATGGCGGAACAGACTGTGGACCTCGTCGCCGAGAAGCTCCGCGCCACCGGCTCCGCGCCTGGCCCGTGCCTCACGACGTCCATTCCGCTGGTGGGTGCGCCCGGTGCTCCGGGAGTCGAGGAGGTGCGTTCCAGTGACCTTGCCGGCCTGCCGGACTCGATGATCGCCCGCTTCGGCCATGAGGCCCCGGCTGTCCTGCGGACCTGCCCGGTGGACCGTCCGCTGGAACCGGTGGCGCCGGGCATCGACACCGTCCGCGCGGAGTTCGCCTGGCATGTCACCCACGAAGGTGCGCTGACCGTGGAG
- a CDS encoding FAD-binding oxidoreductase, whose product MNTVSSVPVPPMKFNLWGTVDEAKPLGDSTRSMLGTLMGVQEDASGTAAKDLPVEAVTLSPVRLSDADLQAFADIVGEAHVSVDDDQRAPRARGKSSLDLLEWRAGRSHVISAPDAVLAPGSDEEVLAILEFCSAEGIAVVPFGGGTSVVGGLTPTDTDGTRTFRAVVSLDLARFDELTDVDAESGLATLGAGLTGPAAELLLAEHGLQIGHYPQSFPYATIGGYAVTRSSGQNSAGYGRFDDMVRELTMVTPVGVMAVGHASPASAAGPDLRELVMGSEGTFGVVTRVRLRVHPVPQVKRYEAFTFPDFTTGVAALRAVKQTGTGPTVIRLSDEIESSINLSSGDKAGESSAPPGCMCITMYEGTEEHAASRHKETRDLLLSLGATSVGEEPARHWEQGRFNAPVLRDSLLDSGALCETLETCTDWSNVPRLKKAVGEALASTLNGSGTMALIMCHVSHVYAEGCSLYFTIVAAQKGDPVAQWRTAKTAVTSALTENGGTVTHHHAVGADHRPFMSAEIGELGVEILRAVKNRLDPAGILNPGTLIGAS is encoded by the coding sequence ATGAACACTGTGAGCTCCGTGCCCGTGCCACCTATGAAGTTCAACCTGTGGGGCACCGTCGATGAAGCCAAGCCGCTGGGTGACTCGACCCGGTCCATGCTCGGCACCCTCATGGGAGTACAGGAGGACGCCTCCGGGACAGCTGCGAAGGATCTGCCGGTGGAGGCGGTCACATTGAGTCCGGTCCGGCTGTCGGACGCCGACCTGCAGGCCTTCGCCGACATCGTCGGTGAAGCCCATGTGTCCGTTGACGACGATCAGCGTGCCCCGCGAGCCCGCGGGAAGTCATCGCTGGACCTGCTGGAATGGCGCGCCGGACGCTCGCATGTCATCTCTGCGCCAGATGCGGTTCTCGCGCCGGGGAGTGATGAGGAGGTGCTGGCGATCCTGGAGTTCTGCTCTGCGGAGGGCATCGCCGTAGTCCCCTTCGGGGGCGGCACCTCTGTCGTCGGCGGGTTGACCCCGACCGACACCGACGGGACGCGCACCTTCCGCGCGGTGGTCAGTCTGGACCTGGCCCGGTTCGACGAGCTGACGGACGTGGACGCCGAGTCCGGCTTGGCGACCCTCGGTGCCGGACTGACCGGACCTGCGGCCGAACTACTGCTGGCCGAGCACGGACTGCAGATCGGCCACTACCCACAGTCGTTCCCCTACGCCACGATCGGTGGTTACGCAGTGACACGTTCCTCCGGGCAGAACTCCGCCGGATACGGACGTTTCGACGATATGGTGCGTGAACTCACCATGGTGACGCCGGTCGGTGTGATGGCTGTCGGTCACGCCTCACCGGCGTCCGCCGCCGGTCCGGACCTGCGGGAGCTGGTGATGGGGTCAGAGGGGACCTTCGGTGTGGTCACCAGGGTCCGGTTGCGCGTCCACCCGGTCCCCCAGGTCAAGCGCTACGAGGCCTTCACTTTCCCCGACTTCACCACCGGGGTGGCGGCACTGCGCGCGGTGAAACAGACCGGCACCGGGCCGACGGTGATCCGCCTATCGGACGAGATCGAGTCCTCGATCAACCTGTCCTCCGGAGACAAGGCGGGTGAATCCAGTGCGCCGCCCGGGTGCATGTGCATCACCATGTACGAGGGTACCGAGGAGCATGCCGCATCCCGCCACAAGGAGACCCGAGACCTGCTGCTTTCCTTGGGGGCGACGAGTGTGGGGGAGGAGCCCGCCCGTCACTGGGAACAGGGACGGTTCAATGCCCCGGTACTGCGCGACTCCCTGCTGGACTCCGGTGCGCTGTGCGAAACCCTCGAGACCTGCACCGACTGGTCCAATGTTCCGCGGTTGAAGAAGGCCGTCGGCGAGGCCCTGGCGTCCACGTTGAACGGGTCGGGCACCATGGCGTTGATCATGTGCCATGTCTCGCACGTCTACGCCGAGGGCTGCTCGTTGTACTTCACCATCGTCGCCGCGCAGAAGGGCGATCCGGTCGCGCAGTGGCGCACGGCGAAGACCGCGGTGACCAGCGCGCTCACCGAGAACGGTGGCACGGTCACGCATCACCACGCTGTCGGCGCCGACCACCGCCCCTTCATGTCGGCGGAGATCGGGGAACTCGGTGTGGAGATCCTGCGGGCGGTGAAGAACCGTCTCGACCCGGCCGGCATCCTCAACCCCGGAACCCTGATCGGAGCATCCTGA
- a CDS encoding diacylglycerol kinase, with protein sequence MSSYEVGHVDLKRIALLTNPYAGKGGAGTAAEVARDRFADHGIDVVSIQGASPEGARELAGRMVAEDEIDALVVCGGDGLINLALQEQAGSSTPLGIIPAGTGNDHAREYGIPTHPRRAADVVARGFCTTTDLGRMRNDTGDEHWFGTIACAGFDSLVSDRTNRIRWPKGQMRYNISIVAEFLNFHSIPTRLVLDPETADERIIEENMTLVAMGNTKSYGGGMLICPDADHHDGILDITVLERMNRVKAALKFIKIFDGSFVEEKGVNTYRAKKVRIEMTDRGGEHINGYADGDRFAPLPMEVEVVPGAGRYLVPRP encoded by the coding sequence ATGAGCAGTTACGAGGTCGGACACGTTGACCTGAAGCGCATCGCGCTGTTGACCAATCCTTACGCGGGGAAAGGTGGTGCGGGCACGGCGGCCGAGGTGGCGAGGGATCGCTTCGCCGACCACGGCATTGACGTGGTCAGCATCCAGGGCGCCTCGCCCGAGGGAGCCCGCGAGTTGGCTGGACGCATGGTCGCCGAGGACGAGATCGACGCGTTGGTGGTGTGCGGTGGCGACGGGCTGATCAACCTTGCCCTGCAGGAACAGGCCGGGTCGTCCACTCCGTTGGGCATCATTCCGGCGGGCACCGGCAATGACCATGCCCGGGAATACGGCATCCCCACCCATCCTCGACGCGCGGCGGATGTGGTGGCCCGGGGTTTCTGTACGACGACTGACCTGGGGAGGATGCGTAATGACACCGGTGACGAACACTGGTTCGGCACCATCGCCTGTGCCGGGTTCGACTCGCTGGTCTCTGACCGGACGAACCGCATCAGATGGCCGAAGGGCCAGATGCGTTACAACATCTCCATCGTCGCGGAGTTCCTCAACTTCCACTCGATTCCGACCCGGCTCGTCCTGGACCCGGAGACCGCAGACGAGCGGATCATCGAGGAGAACATGACCCTGGTCGCGATGGGTAACACGAAGAGCTACGGCGGTGGCATGCTCATCTGCCCTGATGCCGACCACCATGACGGCATCCTGGACATCACCGTGCTGGAGCGGATGAACCGGGTGAAGGCTGCACTGAAGTTCATCAAGATCTTCGACGGAAGCTTCGTCGAGGAGAAGGGTGTGAACACCTACCGGGCGAAGAAGGTGCGCATCGAGATGACCGACCGCGGGGGCGAGCACATCAACGGCTACGCCGACGGGGACAGGTTCGCTCCGTTGCCGATGGAGGTTGAGGTCGTGCCGGGGGCGGGACGTTACCTGGTACCGAGGCCGTAG
- a CDS encoding SDR family oxidoreductase gives MTNKTDSSARRLAIVTGASAGIGEATAVALAADGWDVVLAARRPEKLREVADRIARDAPEATSHVVEVDVTDRQSVDALASAVHDLGGADLLVNNAGGARGLDAVLDGDVEDWRWMYEANVIGTLQVTQSLFPELTRTAAPQVINVVSIAGRWGYRGGAGYNAAKFGETALTDVMRMEFAEKGVRVCQIDPGRVATDFSLNRFKGDEERAQQVYEDVLNLTAKDIAETIRWVADRPAHMDVDTIMIRPTDQA, from the coding sequence ATGACCAATAAGACAGACAGTTCAGCACGCCGCCTCGCCATCGTGACCGGGGCATCCGCCGGTATCGGTGAAGCTACCGCCGTCGCCTTGGCTGCCGACGGATGGGACGTCGTCCTCGCGGCACGGCGCCCCGAGAAGCTCCGGGAGGTGGCCGACCGGATTGCCCGGGATGCTCCGGAGGCGACCAGCCATGTGGTGGAGGTCGACGTCACGGACCGGCAGAGTGTTGATGCACTGGCCTCGGCCGTGCATGATCTCGGTGGTGCCGATCTCCTGGTCAATAACGCCGGTGGTGCCCGAGGGCTCGATGCAGTGCTGGACGGTGATGTCGAGGACTGGCGGTGGATGTACGAGGCCAACGTCATCGGCACACTTCAAGTCACGCAATCCCTGTTCCCGGAGCTGACCAGGACCGCAGCACCGCAGGTCATCAATGTGGTCTCCATCGCCGGCCGGTGGGGGTACCGCGGAGGTGCGGGGTACAACGCCGCGAAGTTCGGGGAGACCGCATTGACCGATGTGATGCGCATGGAATTCGCGGAGAAAGGCGTGCGTGTCTGCCAGATCGACCCGGGCCGGGTGGCGACGGATTTCAGCCTCAACCGGTTCAAGGGCGACGAGGAGCGGGCACAGCAGGTATACGAGGACGTGCTCAACCTCACGGCGAAGGACATTGCGGAGACGATCCGCTGGGTGGCGGACCGTCCGGCACATATGGATGTGGACACCATCATGATTCGGCCGACGGACCAGGCGTAG
- a CDS encoding isopenicillin N synthase family dioxygenase encodes MSITVPVIDISPYLHVSGGLDHTDPAVQEARAAVARQLDEACTDVGFLQIIGHGIPSDVEAGLAGALDDFFGQPLDAKKSYTRPGENRGYSPPKSESLSMSLGVASANQMNDFYEAITVGSERSWFPGLELPETSYPDNSWPTEITPSFRPAVEAWFREASRVSRALLTAFTDALNLSSGYFDEMVDHSIDALKMNHYTLPEGDIDLTGELTGMGAHTDFGILTVLWADRVPGLQVLDREGAWHAIEPAEGALIVNLGDAMARWTNDRWMSTVHRVDPPVVNGRIIRRRSAAFFFDGNHDAVIETLPGCEGAAAGDCAAGYPPITVADNINAKLAGMKDGIAPSDAGREAARVTSAS; translated from the coding sequence ATGAGCATCACCGTTCCCGTCATCGACATCTCCCCCTACCTCCACGTCTCCGGCGGGCTCGATCACACCGACCCCGCAGTTCAGGAGGCCCGCGCCGCAGTCGCCCGCCAGCTCGACGAGGCCTGCACCGACGTAGGCTTCCTCCAGATCATCGGTCACGGCATCCCATCCGATGTCGAGGCGGGTCTCGCCGGCGCTCTCGACGACTTCTTCGGCCAGCCGCTGGACGCCAAGAAGTCCTACACCCGCCCCGGCGAGAACCGCGGCTACAGCCCACCGAAGAGCGAGTCACTGAGCATGAGCCTCGGGGTGGCCTCCGCCAACCAGATGAACGACTTCTACGAGGCGATCACCGTCGGCTCCGAACGGTCCTGGTTCCCCGGGCTCGAGCTCCCCGAAACCAGCTACCCCGACAACTCCTGGCCGACCGAGATCACCCCGTCTTTCCGTCCTGCCGTAGAGGCCTGGTTCCGCGAGGCCAGTCGGGTCTCCCGCGCCCTGCTCACCGCATTCACCGATGCGTTGAACCTGTCGTCCGGCTACTTCGATGAGATGGTGGACCATTCCATCGACGCGCTGAAGATGAACCACTACACGCTGCCGGAGGGCGATATTGACCTCACCGGCGAGCTGACCGGCATGGGTGCTCACACCGACTTCGGCATACTCACCGTGCTCTGGGCCGACCGTGTCCCCGGCCTGCAGGTCCTCGACCGGGAGGGGGCGTGGCACGCCATCGAACCGGCGGAGGGGGCACTGATCGTCAATCTCGGCGACGCCATGGCCCGCTGGACAAACGACCGATGGATGTCCACCGTGCACCGCGTCGACCCGCCGGTCGTGAACGGCCGGATTATCCGACGAAGGTCAGCGGCATTCTTCTTCGACGGCAACCACGACGCCGTCATCGAAACCCTCCCCGGATGTGAAGGTGCCGCAGCGGGTGACTGCGCAGCCGGATATCCCCCGATCACTGTCGCTGACAATATCAACGCCAAACTCGCTGGCATGAAGGACGGCATTGCTCCGTCGGACGCCGGGCGCGAGGCCGCACGAGTGACCTCCGCCAGCTGA
- a CDS encoding GntR family transcriptional regulator: MSDEVRNGALLAESVLYRLREEIISGTLSPGTPLSVPGIAARFDVSRSPVREAVQQLTVEGVAEYRPHAGARVAALDRGTLEQVFELREVLDGLAAGQATGEATTEDIAELRSLLDCQEVNLESPPDPLRDSRLDLDFHTRIREISGNRPLCDALMKLDIQGYLYRSDAWHGALNRTLSFREHGAIVDAIEAGDARAAATAASSHAGAVLVRILRG; the protein is encoded by the coding sequence ATGTCTGACGAGGTCCGCAACGGTGCGTTGCTCGCCGAGTCCGTGCTGTACCGTCTGCGCGAGGAAATCATCTCCGGTACGTTGTCGCCCGGGACGCCGTTAAGCGTGCCGGGAATCGCGGCCCGGTTCGACGTGTCGCGTAGTCCGGTACGGGAGGCTGTCCAGCAGCTCACGGTGGAGGGGGTCGCCGAGTACCGTCCACATGCCGGTGCCCGGGTCGCGGCGCTGGACCGGGGGACGTTGGAACAGGTCTTCGAGCTCCGTGAAGTATTGGACGGGCTCGCTGCTGGACAGGCGACCGGAGAGGCGACGACAGAGGACATCGCTGAACTGCGTAGTCTTCTCGACTGCCAGGAAGTCAACCTGGAGAGCCCACCGGACCCGCTGCGCGATTCACGTCTCGACCTGGACTTTCACACCCGGATCCGGGAGATCTCGGGCAATCGTCCATTGTGTGACGCGCTGATGAAACTCGACATCCAGGGGTATCTTTACCGGTCGGACGCCTGGCACGGTGCGTTGAACAGGACGCTCTCCTTTCGTGAACACGGTGCGATCGTCGATGCGATTGAAGCGGGGGATGCGCGGGCGGCGGCCACCGCCGCATCGTCGCACGCCGGTGCGGTACTTGTCCGGATTCTGCGTGGATGA
- a CDS encoding LysR family transcriptional regulator — MNARLTLESLRYADAVADTGSFSSAARRFGVTQPALSISIAKLEEHLGGRIFLRNPRGTSPTAFGAAVLPRIKQIITDVTRMEVEAESFTSSRSGTVRVGISPKIDKAIVGQLKDAIHGPNALATGHDVMLLEAELEPLEEFLQAGSLDMIIVPALGSLPGYSHRLIDSDYLVLVDPTDEGGGETITVDQLAERELILCRHGCGITRMVSDVFAEAGHQMKRAEMEVTHCSALPGWADKGMGSVVLPERHVKEGMASRRIVRDDGTQVEMFYELVWDPGSASAVYLDSLAKHLTTVSPWSHKNR; from the coding sequence ATGAATGCCAGACTCACACTCGAATCCCTGCGCTACGCCGACGCGGTGGCGGACACGGGATCGTTCAGCTCAGCCGCGCGTCGCTTCGGGGTTACTCAGCCGGCATTGTCCATCAGTATCGCCAAACTCGAGGAACATCTCGGCGGACGCATCTTCCTCCGTAACCCTCGGGGTACGTCGCCGACGGCGTTCGGTGCGGCGGTGCTGCCCCGCATCAAGCAGATCATCACCGATGTGACCCGGATGGAGGTTGAGGCGGAGTCCTTCACGTCCAGTCGGTCGGGCACTGTCCGGGTGGGGATCTCGCCGAAGATCGACAAGGCCATCGTCGGGCAACTGAAGGACGCGATCCACGGCCCGAACGCGCTTGCTACCGGGCACGACGTGATGCTGTTGGAGGCGGAACTGGAGCCACTCGAGGAGTTCCTGCAGGCGGGGAGCCTCGACATGATCATCGTCCCGGCCCTGGGGTCTCTGCCGGGCTACAGTCACCGCTTGATCGATTCGGACTACCTTGTTCTGGTTGACCCGACCGACGAGGGCGGTGGAGAGACAATTACGGTTGATCAGCTCGCTGAGCGGGAACTGATCCTGTGCCGGCACGGGTGTGGAATCACCCGGATGGTGTCGGACGTGTTCGCCGAGGCCGGACATCAGATGAAACGCGCCGAGATGGAGGTCACGCACTGCAGTGCCCTGCCCGGCTGGGCTGACAAGGGGATGGGATCCGTGGTCCTGCCCGAGAGGCACGTCAAGGAGGGTATGGCCTCACGCCGCATCGTCCGGGATGACGGGACACAGGTGGAGATGTTCTACGAACTGGTGTGGGATCCGGGTTCGGCGAGTGCGGTCTACCTGGACTCTCTCGCGAAGCACCTCACCACGGTGTCGCCCTGGTCACATAAGAACAGATGA
- the ctaD gene encoding aa3-type cytochrome oxidase subunit I has protein sequence MTAVAPPEKNTPHVRPESRPHGGESRKGGHAWALLTTTDHKQLGIMYIVMAFIFFGIGGLMALLIRVELFHPGLQFLSNEQFNQLFTMHGTIMLLLFGSPLVFGFANYVMPLQIGAPDVAFPRLNAFGFWLTTWGGIIMLSGFLTPGGAADFGWTMYMPLADAIHSPGVGSHLWIIGVGVGGVGTIASAVNMITTILCLRAPGMTMFRMPIFTWNILVMSLLVLLIFPLLTAAALGVLYDRLLGGHIYDPANGGAILWQHLFWFFGHPEVYVLALPFFGIVSEIFPVFSRKPMFGYVGLVFATLSIAALSLAVWAHHMFVTGAVLLPFFSFMTFLIAVPTGMKFFNWLGTMWKGRITFETPMIFAVGFFATFLFGGLTGVMLASPALDFQLSDSYFVVAHFHYTLFGTLVFASYAGVYFWFPKMTGRMLDEKLGKIHFWLTFIGFHTTFLVQHWLGNMGMPRRYADYLDSDGFTLLNQVSTVGALILGISVLPFVWNVFKSWRYGEVVTVDDPWGYGNSLEWATSCPPPRHNFTSMPKIRSERPAFELHHPHMVKTAREEAHVGRHF, from the coding sequence TTGACTGCCGTAGCTCCACCCGAGAAGAACACCCCTCACGTCCGGCCCGAGAGCCGACCCCATGGTGGCGAATCCCGCAAGGGTGGTCATGCATGGGCCCTGCTGACCACGACTGACCATAAGCAGCTCGGCATCATGTACATCGTGATGGCCTTCATCTTCTTCGGCATCGGTGGTCTCATGGCGCTGCTGATCCGCGTGGAGCTCTTCCACCCGGGTCTGCAGTTCCTGTCCAATGAGCAGTTCAACCAGCTGTTCACCATGCACGGCACCATCATGCTGCTGCTGTTCGGCAGTCCACTGGTGTTCGGATTCGCGAACTACGTGATGCCGCTCCAGATCGGCGCGCCAGACGTCGCCTTCCCCCGGCTCAACGCCTTCGGCTTCTGGCTGACCACCTGGGGCGGCATCATCATGTTGTCCGGTTTCCTGACCCCCGGTGGTGCGGCGGACTTCGGCTGGACGATGTATATGCCCCTGGCCGACGCCATCCACTCCCCGGGCGTGGGCTCGCACCTGTGGATCATCGGCGTCGGTGTCGGCGGCGTGGGGACTATCGCCTCTGCAGTCAACATGATCACCACGATCCTGTGCCTGCGTGCACCGGGGATGACGATGTTCCGCATGCCGATCTTCACCTGGAACATCCTGGTCATGTCCCTGCTGGTGCTGCTGATTTTCCCGCTGCTGACCGCTGCGGCGCTCGGTGTGCTCTACGACCGCCTGCTGGGTGGCCACATCTATGATCCGGCCAACGGTGGCGCGATCCTGTGGCAGCACCTGTTCTGGTTCTTCGGCCACCCCGAGGTCTACGTGCTGGCCCTGCCGTTTTTCGGCATCGTCTCGGAGATCTTCCCGGTGTTCTCCCGTAAACCGATGTTCGGCTATGTCGGCCTGGTGTTCGCCACCCTGTCGATTGCGGCGTTGTCGTTGGCGGTGTGGGCGCACCACATGTTCGTCACCGGTGCGGTGCTGCTGCCGTTCTTCAGTTTCATGACCTTCCTGATTGCCGTGCCGACCGGCATGAAGTTCTTCAACTGGCTGGGCACGATGTGGAAGGGCCGGATCACCTTTGAGACGCCGATGATCTTCGCGGTCGGTTTCTTCGCCACGTTCCTGTTCGGTGGTCTCACCGGTGTGATGCTGGCGTCGCCGGCGCTGGACTTCCAGCTGTCCGACTCCTACTTCGTGGTCGCGCACTTCCACTACACCTTGTTCGGCACCCTGGTGTTCGCGTCGTATGCCGGGGTGTATTTCTGGTTCCCGAAGATGACCGGCCGCATGCTGGATGAGAAGTTGGGCAAGATCCACTTCTGGTTGACCTTCATCGGCTTCCACACCACCTTCCTGGTGCAGCACTGGCTGGGCAACATGGGGATGCCCCGTCGTTACGCTGACTACCTGGATTCCGACGGGTTCACCCTGTTGAACCAGGTTTCCACGGTCGGTGCGTTGATTCTGGGTATCTCCGTGCTTCCTTTCGTCTGGAATGTGTTCAAGTCCTGGCGTTACGGTGAGGTTGTCACCGTGGATGATCCGTGGGGCTACGGTAATTCGCTGGAGTGGGCGACGTCGTGTCCGCCGCCGCGGCACAATTTCACGTCGATGCCGAAGATCCGTTCGGAGCGTCCTGCCTTCGAGCTGCATCACCCGCACATGGTGAAGACCGCCCGCGAGGAAGCACACGTCGGACGCCACTTCTAG
- a CDS encoding MFS transporter translates to MSTNVSPNHLWMLPVPAVFLLAWGGNHFTPLLHLYETVGGYAPWQSNLLLGMYVFGLIPGLLVAAALSDRYGRRTVTLSGLVAAAVGSIILACGMSSFTVLCIGRLFAGVGVGVGMSVGSSWIKELSGRGYDPAAKITSGAQRSSLTLTLGFAIGAGVTGALAQWGPWPAQTPYLLHVLLCLLALLPTVRCPETVTPQMSPDTHPWWHDLTISRSSRRPFLRIVAPAAPWVFAAAGVAYAVLPTVFEESLGDHTTIFATFLTVLTLGTGSATQPGVSWLNRVTRGRALPVGLVCLFVGLVLAAVTAAVGSPVLAFVAALVLGGSFGICLVAGLLLSQALATPRELAAMTGIYYSVAYLGFLLPTVLAALTGGSDYAQALVVVAACCLVCAVLVATGLSSRKK, encoded by the coding sequence GTGAGCACGAACGTGAGCCCGAATCACCTGTGGATGCTCCCGGTACCGGCAGTATTCCTCCTCGCGTGGGGCGGCAACCACTTCACTCCCCTGCTTCACCTCTACGAAACCGTGGGCGGGTACGCCCCATGGCAGTCCAATCTCCTGCTGGGCATGTACGTATTCGGGCTCATCCCCGGACTCCTTGTCGCCGCAGCCCTGTCTGACCGGTACGGACGTAGGACAGTGACCCTCTCCGGCCTGGTTGCCGCCGCCGTGGGCAGCATCATCCTGGCCTGTGGCATGAGCTCCTTCACCGTCCTGTGCATCGGCCGACTCTTCGCTGGCGTCGGGGTGGGGGTGGGCATGTCCGTCGGGTCAAGTTGGATCAAGGAGCTGTCCGGACGGGGCTATGACCCAGCCGCGAAGATCACCTCCGGAGCCCAACGTTCGTCCCTGACCCTCACTCTCGGTTTCGCGATCGGGGCGGGTGTGACCGGAGCACTGGCCCAGTGGGGGCCATGGCCCGCTCAGACGCCTTACCTTCTGCACGTCCTGCTGTGCCTCCTGGCACTGCTCCCGACCGTGCGATGCCCCGAAACGGTGACCCCACAGATGTCCCCCGACACCCACCCCTGGTGGCACGATCTGACCATCTCACGGTCGTCACGGCGCCCGTTCCTCCGCATTGTCGCGCCCGCAGCACCATGGGTCTTCGCTGCGGCGGGCGTCGCTTACGCGGTGCTTCCGACGGTTTTCGAGGAGAGTCTCGGCGATCACACCACTATCTTCGCCACCTTCCTCACTGTCCTCACGTTAGGGACAGGATCCGCCACACAACCTGGAGTCAGCTGGCTCAACCGGGTGACGCGGGGCCGGGCACTCCCGGTCGGGCTTGTGTGCCTTTTCGTCGGACTGGTCCTCGCCGCTGTGACCGCGGCCGTGGGAAGCCCGGTCCTGGCGTTTGTCGCCGCACTCGTCCTCGGCGGATCCTTCGGTATCTGCCTGGTCGCCGGCCTCCTGTTGTCGCAGGCCCTGGCCACCCCTCGGGAGCTTGCCGCAATGACGGGCATCTACTATTCGGTCGCCTACCTGGGTTTCCTCCTGCCGACCGTATTGGCGGCACTCACCGGCGGCTCGGACTACGCGCAGGCCCTGGTCGTCGTGGCCGCGTGTTGCCTCGTATGTGCAGTCCTTGTCGCCACGGGGCTCTCATCCCGGAAGAAATAG